One stretch of Methanobacterium veterum DNA includes these proteins:
- a CDS encoding PRC-barrel domain-containing protein, protein MHAKDLSGKDIVDSNGDTVGVVDDLEIDVTNKMVTGIIAKEGTISGKLGMGEERVISMDMVDAIGDKVILRRMERRM, encoded by the coding sequence ATGCATGCAAAAGATTTATCTGGAAAGGATATTGTTGATTCAAACGGAGATACAGTCGGCGTAGTTGATGATTTAGAAATAGATGTAACAAACAAAATGGTGACAGGCATTATAGCAAAAGAAGGCACTATCTCAGGAAAACTAGGTATGGGTGAAGAAAGAGTTATTTCTATGGACATGGTTGATGCCATAGGCGATAAAGTAATTTTAAGACGTATGGAAAGACGAATGTAG